A single Vibrio sp. YMD68 DNA region contains:
- the petA gene encoding ubiquinol-cytochrome c reductase iron-sulfur subunit: MSNAPLNNGRRRFLTATTAVVGGLGAAAVAVPFIKSWNPSEKAKAAGAPVEVDIGKLEEGQMVRVEWRGKPVWVVRRAQSVVDGLKALDDQLRDPVSGEEQQPAYAQNAYRSIKPEYFVAVGICTHLGCSPTYLPDSFSEQVQGVKSGFFCPCHGSKFDMAGRVFQGVPAPLNLVVPQHMYLSETKIMIGVDDTGEA; encoded by the coding sequence ATGAGCAATGCGCCTTTAAATAACGGTCGTAGACGTTTCTTGACTGCCACAACTGCGGTTGTAGGTGGTTTAGGGGCAGCTGCAGTCGCCGTTCCTTTTATTAAATCTTGGAACCCAAGTGAAAAAGCGAAAGCTGCTGGTGCCCCTGTCGAAGTTGATATCGGTAAACTCGAAGAAGGGCAAATGGTTCGTGTTGAGTGGCGTGGAAAACCTGTATGGGTAGTCCGCAGAGCTCAGTCGGTTGTCGATGGCTTAAAAGCTCTGGACGATCAATTGCGTGATCCGGTGTCTGGAGAAGAGCAGCAACCCGCCTATGCACAAAATGCTTACCGTTCAATTAAGCCTGAATATTTTGTTGCCGTCGGTATTTGTACGCACTTAGGGTGTTCGCCTACTTACCTACCTGATAGCTTCAGTGAACAGGTTCAAGGGGTTAAATCTGGTTTCTTCTGTCCTTGTCACGGCTCTAAGTTTGATATGGCAGGACGAGTATTCCAAGGTGTACCTGCACCACTCAATCTAGTTGTACCGCAGCATATGTATTTGAGTGAAACCAAAATTATGATCGGTGTTGACGACACAGGGGAGGCATAA
- a CDS encoding cytochrome bc complex cytochrome b subunit: protein MQALLDWVEKRLPVMDSYKKHLSEYPMPKSFNFWYLFGSLAMLVLVNQILTGIWLTMNYVPSGEGAFASVEYIMRDVEYGWLLRYMHSTGASAFFVVIYLHMFRGLIYGSYQKPRELLWLFGMLIFLVLMAEAFMGYLLPWGQMSYWGAQVIISLFGAIPVIGDDLTLWIRGDYVISGATLNRFFALHVIALPIVLLLLIVLHVLALHEVGSNNPDGIETKLPKGSMGDDYKTQFKFHENYTKKYDVIDSIPFHPYGTVKDLVGVAGFLFLFCYVLFFNPEMGGYFLEPPNFEAANPLKTPEHIAPVWYFTPFYAILRAVPDKLLGVVAMGASIVVLFLLPWFDRCKVRSYRYRSKLHLLNIIQFTICFIALGILGALPATPLYTLMAQIFSLGYFMFFVLLFFYSKNEATKPLPTRVKFK from the coding sequence ATGCAAGCGCTACTAGATTGGGTAGAAAAACGTCTACCAGTGATGGATTCTTATAAAAAGCATCTATCAGAATATCCGATGCCAAAATCGTTCAACTTTTGGTACTTATTTGGCTCACTAGCGATGTTAGTGCTTGTTAACCAAATTCTAACCGGTATCTGGTTAACAATGAACTACGTTCCTTCTGGTGAAGGTGCGTTTGCTTCCGTTGAGTACATCATGCGCGATGTGGAATACGGCTGGCTATTACGTTACATGCACTCAACAGGGGCGTCAGCGTTCTTTGTTGTTATCTATCTGCATATGTTCCGTGGCTTGATTTATGGGTCTTACCAAAAACCTCGTGAGTTATTGTGGCTATTTGGTATGTTGATCTTCCTAGTGCTCATGGCTGAAGCCTTTATGGGCTACTTGCTGCCATGGGGTCAAATGTCTTATTGGGGTGCACAGGTAATCATCTCCCTCTTCGGTGCGATACCGGTTATTGGCGATGATTTGACGCTTTGGATTCGTGGTGATTACGTTATTTCTGGTGCGACACTTAACCGTTTCTTTGCTCTCCATGTTATTGCACTGCCTATCGTTCTACTTCTTTTGATCGTATTGCACGTCCTTGCTTTGCATGAAGTCGGCTCGAACAACCCTGATGGTATCGAAACTAAATTACCAAAAGGCTCAATGGGCGATGACTACAAGACGCAGTTTAAGTTCCACGAGAACTACACTAAAAAATACGATGTCATCGATTCTATTCCTTTCCATCCATATGGAACGGTTAAAGATCTAGTCGGTGTCGCAGGCTTCTTGTTCCTGTTCTGTTACGTGTTGTTCTTTAATCCTGAGATGGGCGGTTACTTCCTTGAGCCACCTAACTTTGAAGCTGCTAACCCTTTGAAAACGCCAGAGCATATTGCTCCAGTATGGTACTTCACACCATTCTATGCGATTTTACGTGCAGTCCCAGATAAACTTCTTGGCGTAGTCGCGATGGGCGCATCGATTGTTGTGTTGTTCCTTCTACCATGGTTCGACCGTTGTAAAGTACGCTCTTACCGTTACCGTAGTAAGCTTCATCTACTGAATATTATTCAGTTCACTATCTGCTTCATTGCATTAGGTATATTGGGTGCGCTCCCTGCGACTCCGTTATACACACTAATGGCGCAAATCTTTAGCTTAGGTTATTTCATGTTCTTTGTTTTGCTATTCTTCTACAGCAAAAATGAGGCGACGAAACCGTTACCAACTAGGGTGAAATTCAAATGA